A stretch of the Lolium perenne isolate Kyuss_39 chromosome 3, Kyuss_2.0, whole genome shotgun sequence genome encodes the following:
- the LOC127338616 gene encoding protein STRICTOSIDINE SYNTHASE-LIKE 10-like → MGCGMSRLAKATIALVILVMLFMPAAMAAASFDATRSQHLPLPRGTVRGPESVAFDGQGQGPYSGVSDGRVLKWNGDKLGWTTYTHGPGYDSKMCTATKFRPETATESQCGRPLGLRFDQKTGDLYIADAYKGLMRVGPGGGEATVLVNNVDGIPLSFTNGVDVDQTTGQVYFTDSSMNYNRAQHEMVTRTGDSTGRLMRYDPRTSDVTVLQTDMTYPNGVAVSTDRTHLVVASTGPCKLLRHWIKGPNTGRSEPFADLPGYPDNVRPSNKGGYWVALHREKNELPFGRDSHLLAVRVGSNGKILEEMRGPKSVRPTEIMERNNGKIYMGSVELPYVSVVKRK, encoded by the coding sequence ATGGGTTGCGGGATGAGCCGCCTTGCCAAGGCTACGATCGCCCTGGTGATCCTGGTCATGCTTTTCATGCCCGCCGCTATGGCGGCCGCCAGCTTCGACGCCACCCGGAGCCAGCACCTGCCGCTGCCGCGCGGGACCGTTCGCGGGCCTGAGAGCGTCGCCTTCgacggccagggccagggccccTACAGCGGCGTCTCCGACGGCCGCGTCCTCAAGTGGAACGGCGACAAGCTCGGCTGGACCACCTACACGCACGGCCCCGGCTACGACAGCAAGATGTGCACGGCCACCAAGTTCCGCCCGGAGACCGCGACGGAGAGCCAATGTGGCCGCCCGCTCGGCCTTCGGTTCGACCAGAAGACAGGAGACCTGTACATCGCCGACGCGTACAAGGGTCTCATGAGGGTTGGCCCAGGTGGCGGGGAGGCGACGGTGCTGGTCAACAATGTCGATGGCATACCTCTAAGCTTCACCAACGGGGTTGACGTCGACCAAACTACCGGCCAGGTCTACTTCACGGACAGCTCTATGAACTACAACAGGGCGCAGCACGAGATGGTGACGAGAACCGGGGACTCCACGGGGCGCCTCATGAGGTATGACCCGCGAACCTCAGATGTCACGGTGCTCCAGACAGACATGACCTACCCTAATGGCGTCGCCGTCAGCACCGACCGTACACACCTTGTGGTTGCATCGACCGGTCCTTGCAAGCTACTAAGGCACTGGATCAAAGGTCCCAACACTGGAAGATCCGAGCCTTTTGCCGACCTCCCGGGGTATCCTGATAATGTGAGACCAAGCAACAAGGGAGGTTATTGGGTGGCTTTACACCGTGAGAAAAACGAACTTCCTTTCGGCCGGGATAGCCATTTGCTCGCTGTGAGGGTCGGCTCCAACGGGAAGATACTAGAAGAGATGAGAGGTCCCAAGAGTGTGAGACCGACGGAGATAATGGAGAGGAACAATGGCAAAATCTACATGGGTTCCGTGGAGCTGCCTTATGTCAGTGTAGTTAAACGCAAATAG